A single region of the Candidatus Protochlamydia amoebophila UWE25 genome encodes:
- the ligD gene encoding DNA ligase D, translated as MELKKYLSKRNFNETTEPHEKTKEHSSQSLLFVVQMHNASHLHYDFRLELDGVLKSWAIPKGPSLNPNDKRLAIQVEDHPYSYHNFEGTIPKGNYGAGEVIVWDKGNYSALGAKSQKESEQFIRQGLKKGHLKFVLNGHKLKGEFSLIRFQGDDKQWLLIKKSDVYASQVSILEKNESVLSQRIISLDPKKTGKNPKKTRNSILIQKEIQKTTMPQIIKPMLATLVDKPFDHPDWLFEIKWDGYRALAQIHNQSVFLWSRNHLSFNSRFDPIVKALNEMTVDAYLDGEIVVLNENGQPSFQLVQNYLKNQEGFLVYYVFDLLYLKNNDLRELTLLQRKELLKQILPKNSRIRFCEHLIQEGKAFFKVASQAGFEGIVAKRIDSTYQSTRSKKWLKIKTHQRQEAIICGFTTPRGSREHFGSLLLGVYKDNELLYVGHTGSGFDQKSLTYVRDLLKPQETCPFSFPPKLHQPTTWVKPELVCEIQFAEWTKEKIMRQAIFIDLREDKKKQEVVLEEEVKVKKILQETSPISKQQKIKPSIHTELSFTHLDKIYWPQEGYTKGDLLEYYRSISPLILPYLKDRPETLHRYPNGIGQPGFYQKDLLHAPNWVQIETISHEEREVHYIIINDEQSLLYVINLGCIELNPFNVRRQSLHYPDYLILDLDPEGISFDYVIEVAQGIHHILDPLDIPHVCKTSGATGLHIYIPMGTRYTFEETTQFGKLIAHLAHEKMPDLTSLERNPKNRQNKVYLDYLQNNFGQTVVAPYSVRPKPEAPISTPLSWKEVKVGLRPTDFTIKNCLKRFQKVGDLFKPILGKGINLEKILKQLDD; from the coding sequence ATGGAATTAAAAAAGTACCTTAGTAAAAGAAATTTTAACGAGACAACTGAACCACACGAAAAGACTAAAGAACATTCCTCTCAAAGCCTTTTGTTCGTCGTGCAAATGCACAACGCCTCTCATTTACATTATGACTTCCGATTAGAATTAGACGGGGTTCTTAAAAGTTGGGCTATTCCTAAAGGGCCCTCTCTCAATCCCAATGATAAACGTTTAGCCATTCAAGTTGAAGATCATCCTTATTCTTATCATAATTTTGAGGGAACTATTCCAAAAGGAAATTATGGAGCAGGAGAAGTTATCGTTTGGGATAAAGGTAATTATTCAGCTCTAGGAGCAAAGTCCCAAAAAGAGTCCGAACAATTCATAAGACAAGGTTTAAAAAAAGGACATTTAAAATTTGTTTTAAATGGGCACAAACTTAAAGGCGAATTTTCTCTTATTCGATTTCAAGGCGATGACAAGCAATGGTTACTCATTAAGAAAAGTGATGTGTATGCTTCTCAAGTATCCATTCTCGAAAAAAATGAATCTGTTTTGTCTCAACGAATCATTTCTCTAGATCCAAAAAAAACTGGTAAAAATCCCAAAAAAACGCGTAATTCGATCCTTATTCAAAAAGAAATCCAAAAAACGACCATGCCACAAATAATCAAACCCATGCTTGCCACTTTGGTCGATAAACCTTTTGACCATCCCGACTGGCTATTTGAAATTAAGTGGGATGGATACAGGGCGCTAGCTCAAATTCACAACCAATCCGTTTTTTTATGGTCTCGTAACCATCTTTCATTTAACTCACGATTTGATCCGATTGTAAAAGCCTTAAATGAAATGACAGTCGATGCTTATTTAGATGGAGAAATTGTCGTTTTAAATGAAAATGGACAACCGAGCTTTCAACTCGTTCAAAATTACCTAAAAAATCAAGAAGGATTTTTAGTTTACTACGTGTTCGATCTTCTCTACCTAAAAAATAACGATTTACGAGAATTAACCCTTTTACAGCGGAAAGAGCTGCTCAAACAAATTCTACCAAAAAATTCCCGCATTCGTTTTTGTGAACATTTGATTCAAGAAGGAAAAGCCTTTTTTAAAGTGGCTTCTCAAGCTGGATTTGAAGGAATTGTAGCTAAAAGAATTGATAGCACCTACCAATCCACGCGCAGTAAAAAATGGCTAAAAATTAAAACTCATCAAAGACAAGAAGCAATTATTTGTGGCTTCACAACTCCGAGAGGTTCCAGAGAGCATTTCGGATCTCTACTTTTAGGAGTCTACAAAGATAATGAATTGCTTTATGTGGGCCATACAGGCAGTGGATTCGATCAAAAATCGTTAACTTATGTGCGTGACCTCTTAAAACCTCAAGAAACCTGCCCTTTTTCTTTTCCTCCCAAACTCCATCAACCAACCACGTGGGTAAAACCTGAGCTAGTTTGCGAAATCCAATTTGCTGAATGGACAAAAGAAAAAATCATGAGACAAGCGATTTTTATTGATCTTCGCGAAGATAAAAAAAAACAAGAAGTTGTGCTAGAAGAGGAAGTAAAAGTCAAAAAAATTTTACAAGAAACTTCTCCCATTTCTAAACAACAAAAAATAAAACCTAGCATCCATACGGAATTATCTTTTACGCATTTAGATAAAATTTATTGGCCCCAAGAAGGATATACAAAAGGAGATTTGCTTGAGTACTATCGATCGATATCTCCTTTAATTTTGCCCTATTTAAAAGATCGGCCAGAAACGCTCCATCGTTATCCAAATGGAATTGGTCAGCCTGGTTTTTATCAAAAAGATCTCCTTCATGCACCCAATTGGGTTCAAATAGAAACCATCTCTCACGAAGAAAGAGAGGTACACTATATTATCATCAATGATGAGCAAAGTTTACTCTATGTAATCAATTTAGGATGTATTGAATTAAATCCCTTTAATGTTCGAAGGCAATCTTTGCATTATCCAGATTATTTAATCCTTGATTTGGATCCTGAAGGCATTTCATTTGATTATGTCATTGAAGTCGCTCAAGGAATTCACCACATCTTGGATCCGCTAGACATCCCTCACGTGTGCAAAACCTCTGGGGCTACCGGACTCCATATTTATATTCCGATGGGGACTCGTTATACTTTTGAAGAAACCACACAATTTGGCAAATTGATCGCTCACTTAGCTCATGAAAAAATGCCAGATCTCACTTCTTTAGAAAGAAACCCTAAAAATAGACAAAACAAAGTCTACCTTGATTATTTACAAAACAATTTTGGGCAAACTGTCGTTGCTCCTTATTCCGTTCGTCCCAAACCTGAAGCCCCTATCTCTACCCCTTTGTCATGGAAAGAAGTGAAAGTTGGTCTTCGCCCAACAGATTTTACTATAAAAAATTGTTTAAAAAGATTTCAAAAAGTAGGTGATTTATTCAAACCAATTCTTGGTAAAGGAATAAATTTGGAAAAAATTCTCAAACAACTAGATGATTAA
- a CDS encoding DNA-3-methyladenine glycosylase 2 family protein, with product MYFKAYLSRDARFDGIFYVGVLSTGIYCRCICPARRPKESNCRFFKSTGEAEKEFFRPCLRCRPELAPGQSPVDDAHRIANLLISSMQEGLFDELGLEDIALKFNLSSRQIRRVIQKEFGVSPIQLLLTRRLLLAKQLLTDTDLSVIDIAFASGFSSLRRFNDAFKKHYRMPPNQLKKEGQRKKTFFPSAYITLQLNYRPPYDWIGFLNFLSIRSLKGIELVKNNCYLRTVQIREYKGWIHVSHVEDKHCLRVKIASSLVPVLAILLERIRNFFDLNARPDKISVQLEQDPFLAEEVAKNPGLRVPGTFDGFELAFRAILGQQITVKAATTLASRFVKAFGEEFKTPFAELHYLCPSSQRISSLKWEEIATIGIIRARAQTIIELAKQMSSNTLKLEAGVNLRLTIKQLTSIAGIGQWTAHYIALRALQWPDAFPKEDVALRKKLGKVTAKQAEKLSQVWRPWRSYATLYLWQKKD from the coding sequence ATGTATTTCAAAGCTTATCTTTCCCGCGATGCACGTTTTGATGGGATTTTTTATGTGGGAGTCCTTTCTACTGGAATTTACTGTCGGTGTATTTGTCCTGCGAGAAGACCAAAAGAATCAAATTGTCGCTTTTTCAAAAGTACAGGGGAAGCTGAAAAAGAATTTTTTCGACCTTGTTTACGCTGTCGCCCAGAGCTAGCACCGGGTCAGTCCCCAGTGGATGATGCTCATCGCATTGCCAATCTTTTGATTTCTTCTATGCAAGAAGGGTTGTTCGATGAATTAGGACTTGAAGATATTGCCTTAAAATTCAATTTAAGTTCTCGTCAAATTCGGCGTGTCATTCAGAAAGAATTTGGTGTCTCACCTATTCAATTATTATTAACTCGCCGGTTACTTTTAGCAAAGCAGTTATTGACGGATACCGATTTGAGTGTGATAGATATTGCTTTTGCTAGTGGATTTTCTAGCCTGCGTCGTTTCAATGATGCTTTTAAAAAGCATTATCGCATGCCTCCCAACCAATTAAAAAAAGAAGGTCAACGAAAGAAAACTTTTTTTCCTTCCGCATACATTACGCTGCAATTGAATTATCGTCCCCCCTATGATTGGATAGGTTTTTTAAATTTTTTATCTATTCGTTCTTTAAAGGGGATAGAGCTAGTTAAAAATAATTGTTATTTACGTACTGTACAGATTAGAGAGTATAAAGGCTGGATTCACGTTTCTCATGTAGAGGATAAACATTGCCTAAGAGTCAAAATTGCTTCTTCTTTAGTTCCTGTGCTAGCGATATTATTAGAGCGAATTCGCAATTTTTTTGATTTAAATGCTAGGCCTGATAAAATTTCTGTCCAACTTGAGCAAGATCCCTTTTTGGCAGAAGAAGTGGCAAAAAATCCAGGTTTGAGAGTTCCTGGAACATTTGACGGATTTGAGCTAGCATTTAGAGCTATTTTAGGGCAACAAATTACTGTCAAAGCAGCCACTACACTCGCTAGTCGATTTGTAAAAGCATTTGGTGAGGAATTTAAAACTCCCTTTGCAGAGTTGCATTATTTATGTCCAAGTTCTCAACGCATTTCTTCTTTAAAGTGGGAAGAAATTGCGACTATTGGAATTATTCGTGCAAGAGCTCAAACAATAATTGAATTAGCCAAACAAATGTCATCAAATACTCTTAAATTAGAAGCAGGCGTTAATCTGAGATTGACAATTAAACAATTAACATCGATAGCAGGGATTGGCCAATGGACGGCTCATTATATTGCTTTACGAGCTCTCCAATGGCCTGATGCGTTTCCAAAAGAAGATGTGGCATTGCGCAAAAAACTTGGCAAAGTAACGGCGAAGCAAGCGGAGAAATTATCACAAGTGTGGCGTCCGTGGCGCAGCTATGCAACGTTGTACCTGTGGCAAAAAAAGGACTAA
- a CDS encoding BTB/POZ domain-containing protein, which produces MVILNISNLSYSYPVNATAPSDYQSQEVSDPPRDEVNSLANSLDNLEKTSAPTIQVPDLSSSSEELQLSFQEGTSLTISRSQLAMLREKSLYFKTLWSGNFQETLQHPLALTQKNFTLLLNCLTDANVKVPLEEIPSFIQLADYYELTEVVKNLEEQLIDGYKSQRLEPFSSTKESLVGLKELLNFAQQYRLNPLKNYLELNVVSALLNQSSQLTEFEEILKYFSNEIEALNFSNNADLTDAHLLALKNCKNLKVLDLQECWNFTDAGLAHLTPLTALQHLDLTGCFRVTDTGLAHLSPLVALQHLNLIGCDLTDAGLVHLKPLIALKHLDLMRCWNLTDAGLAHLRPLVALQHLNLTNCENITDVGLAHLTPLVALKHLDLMQCWKLTGNGLARLRSLVALQHLNLSGCSYLTDAGLAHLRPLVALQHLDLANCYELTDAGLAHFKFLAATTHLDLRW; this is translated from the coding sequence ATGGTCATTTTGAATATTTCTAACCTAAGTTATAGTTATCCTGTCAATGCAACGGCCCCTTCTGACTATCAATCTCAAGAAGTTAGCGATCCTCCTAGAGATGAAGTTAACTCCTTAGCCAATTCTTTGGATAATCTAGAAAAAACTAGTGCACCAACGATTCAAGTTCCCGATCTTTCATCTTCATCTGAAGAACTTCAACTGAGCTTTCAAGAGGGAACTTCTCTAACTATTTCTCGTTCTCAGTTAGCTATGTTAAGGGAAAAATCCCTTTATTTTAAGACTCTTTGGTCAGGGAATTTTCAAGAAACCCTTCAACATCCTCTCGCTTTGACACAAAAAAACTTTACGCTTCTGCTCAATTGCCTGACGGATGCTAACGTTAAAGTTCCTTTGGAAGAGATCCCTTCTTTCATTCAACTAGCCGATTATTATGAACTAACAGAAGTGGTAAAAAACTTAGAAGAGCAGTTAATTGATGGGTACAAATCACAAAGACTTGAACCCTTTAGCTCGACTAAAGAAAGTTTAGTTGGATTAAAAGAGCTTTTAAATTTTGCGCAGCAATATCGATTAAACCCTTTGAAAAACTATTTAGAATTGAACGTTGTGAGCGCATTATTGAACCAGAGTTCTCAGTTAACGGAATTTGAAGAAATTTTAAAGTATTTCTCGAATGAGATAGAAGCACTCAATTTTTCAAACAATGCTGACTTAACAGATGCTCATCTCTTAGCTTTAAAAAATTGTAAAAATTTAAAAGTGCTTGATCTCCAAGAATGCTGGAATTTTACAGATGCAGGGTTAGCGCATTTGACACCCTTAACGGCTTTGCAGCATCTAGATTTAACGGGATGTTTCAGAGTCACGGACACCGGATTAGCGCATTTGTCCCCCTTAGTCGCTTTACAGCATTTGAATCTGATTGGTTGTGATCTCACGGATGCAGGATTAGTGCATTTGAAACCCTTAATCGCTTTAAAACATCTAGATTTAATGCGATGTTGGAATCTTACCGATGCAGGACTAGCGCACTTGAGGCCATTAGTAGCTTTGCAACATTTAAATCTGACAAATTGTGAAAATATCACAGACGTTGGATTAGCACATTTGACACCCTTAGTCGCTTTAAAACATCTAGATTTAATGCAATGCTGGAAACTTACCGGTAATGGATTAGCGCGTTTGAGGTCCTTAGTAGCTTTACAGCATTTAAATTTGAGTGGATGCTCTTACCTTACTGATGCAGGATTAGCGCATTTGAGGCCCTTAGTCGCTTTGCAGCATCTAGATCTGGCTAATTGCTATGAGCTCACCGATGCTGGATTAGCGCATTTTAAATTCTTAGCAGCTACAACACATTTGGATCTGCGTTGGTAA